The genomic region TATATGAGGATGATAAATTGAAAATTATTCCTTCATATGCTGAGATGAGGTGATGTGTTGTTGTGTCTTATATCAGGATGGCCATACGAGTGATTGTGTTTCTAACACTTACAAGGCTGTGCGTCGCTGCTTCCAAAGGTACATTTAGAATAATACAAGTAAAAATGCCTGGATTTAAAAAGCTGTAACCattgtgtattattatatatcagtcagattaatttattaaattataggCTCAAATATGGTAATTGAAAacttgtgatttatttatttatttatatttatttgtattactTTTAACCTgtcttataatttttttattgatttcatATCATATTGAACAGGGAATCTTGCTCTCAATGCCATGGCTTTGCAGTCCTCCTTAGGCCACTCAGAGGGAGATGCTCAACATGCAGTAGATGGAAACAGAGACACAACTTATGGGAAGGGCTCATGCACTCAGACTAAATCTGAGTTTAATCCATGGTGGAGAGTTGACCTTGGAAATGTCTACAGAATAAGCAATGTTACCATCACTAATCGTGGAGATTGTTGCAAAGAGCGGATTAGAGGAGCTCAGATTCGTGTTGGTAACAGTCTGGACAACAGCGGAAACAACAATGAgctgtaagaaatgtttcaaTTGTTCTATCATATTCCCATGTTTATCATGTTCACACTggtttaattaaacaaaattgaaCCTCCTCCACAAACCAACCACTCAGAGAGCCACAGCCATGGAGATGTACTTTACTTGAACATATTTTATTCAGACTGtgattacacatttttaaggTTAGACCACTGTTTCTTgtagaaatgcaatataaaacaaaaataatttgtataggttgtttgcacatgacgtcatgGAGCGGCGCGAAATGCAGTTGGAGGGCAGTAAGTTTGCGTCGTTTATGGTTGCTGTAATTGATCAAACCAAGAAACCATTGCCAAATGCAAGAAATTGACTGAAAAACACAGGAAAAAGTGGCTTTTAATCCTACGTCTGCAATTAGGAGCGGCTGAGTCGGATAATGCTTGTGTGTGCAATATGACTTGCATGTTCAACCACTAACAAAAAAGTACTATTCCTCCATAGATTTCCTTAGTATAACATGTTTTGAAAAACTACAACTTAAGTCTTACACAGAGTGAGCAGGTTCAAACCAAGTCTTTTATGAGACATGATCGACTGCTTCATATGATAAACATCTTAATTTGAgcatttattcacataaacactgataacaaataacgtgtccatggcaacaataGAAATTTATAACAGCAAAACCTGGGTAGCTGTTGTGAAACGCTTAACGGTTTCCCTTAGAGAACTGTTTAAGGTATTATATCAAGATTTTATTCATGATATAGACATGTAATCTAGAAATTCCCATAATTATATAGACATTCCCATAGCTAAGGGGAAGTCACGCCTTAAGTTTCATACTTGAGGGAAATACCTGGTGCTTTACGCAACTGGGCACTGGAGAAGTTGCATCTCGATGGCGGGCAACTCAGTATAAAAATCTCTCCTCTTTATAATGTAAGGAtcacgtccaacatatgttgtgattttctgtttatacctctCTTGAAATAGTGTCTAAACCAATACATTATGGATTTTCCTCTATCTTGTCCTTTCTACTTTTCACTTCCTGCCCTCTATTTGAATTTTGAGCGTCATCAGAATCACGTGATGGCAAACAAGCTATTGTGAAGAGTGCAATGTGTTGTGAGGCCTCTGGTTTTCATTTTAACACTGTTCTTTATGGATTTGCAGAGTTGCAACTGTTCTCACTGTTTTTAGTGGCAcacaaacattttcatttgagtCTGTTAATGGCCGATATGTCAACATTTTGTTACCTGGGAATGATGAAATCCTTACTCTGTGTGAAGTCGAGGTGTCTGCAGGTAAGGGACAGAGAGAGAAGAAAACTCTGTGATAGAATTTGTTTATGTACTTATTAATGTGTATATAActgatattattttattaacagaAAATGACATACCATCGTACATTTGTAGTTCAAGTAAGTGTTGTTCATTACTTTGAATGTTGTTGTCagtaatacatatatataatattcttaCTGAACATTCTGAAACTATAATACACATAATGTACATCAAGACAGTTGTTATCACAAAATAAATCTGACAGGGtgattattatattgttactaGCCACACATAAATAATTAtgtacatgaaatattgatttgagtttaaatattttataagctCACTTGTAATATACTCAAAGCTtccgtgaaaaaaaaaaagattcctAGCAAGACAAACATTTAAGGGTTTATGTACAGTCAAGTAAACCAAATAAATGATTACACGGACATATTGATTTGAgattaaactatttaaaattcTTGCCTGTTTGTTATCTTAGAATCCATTACAGTGTACACAAACAATGATTTTGACAACAAGGTGAACTCTACAGTACTCTtagtattaaaaatatttcaatgcAATCAATAACTATAACAGAGACGCACCAGTTGTGTTTGTATGAATCGAGAAAAAGCAGGTCTGTGGTGTGATACAAGAAACATCAGAGAAAGGCTTCAGAAACCCGGATGAGCTTCTGTTATACAGCGTTACTATTGATGACGGTCATTATCTGGAAATATCAGACCTCAGAATGTcacaactgaccaatcagaatcaagtgtTCCAGAGAGCCGTGCAATCCTttggattaaatattttagcattattttGCCCATTATATTGGAATTATACTTTAGcacattaaagtaaaaaaaaaaaaaaaaaaaaagttattgtttattattttatgttaaacAGGGAATCTTGCTGTTGGAGGCACAGCTGCACAGTCTTccacatacagtacatatgGACCTCAATATGCTATTGATGGCAGCAGGAATCCAATTTACACTCAGGGGTCATGCTCATATACTAGTTATGACAAGGACCCCTGGTGGAGAGTTGACTTACTGGATGTCTACAAGATAAACAGGGTTGTCATCACTAATCACTATAGTTCTGCAGAGAAACTAAATGGTGCTCAGATCCGTATCGGCAAAAGCCTGGAAAATAATGGCAACAATAATCAGCTGTAAGTATTGTCTCTCTCTTAATGCTTACACAAATGGTTAGAATGTGAGTAAATAAGATTAATTTGAATAAATCATGCCTTCGACAGAAGTATATTTAATATTCTTCATGCTGTTTTGATATGCCCCTCTCTATTTCTCTGTTACTGTGTTTCTTCACAGGGCTGCAACTGTTGCGTCCATCCCAGCTGGAGACACAAAAACATTTGAGTTTAATCCTATTAAGGGGCGATATGTCAACATTATTATACCTGGGCGCTCTGATTATCTCACACTGTGTGAGGTTGAGGTGTATTCAGGTGAGTGATAAAAGGAGAGAGACATGATGTGTAGACGTTTGTTctatatgtattatttatactATGTGTACGTTCCCTTAATGATGTTTTGTTCTATTTTCATTGCCAGATTAAGTGGAATGAGATGATGTTACACCACAGTCCACTGATCCTATAAGAAAAATACCAAACTACTGTTTTCTGAGCAATACTAGTATTGcacttttttcattgttttcattttacctGTGCACCTTTTATTCTTCAGATAAAAGATACGTTTCAGTGCACATTCAGTAAAGGGATGAAATGGTTTTTAAAATGCACCTATCTTTTACCCATCTTTGTTTATCTTTGCTTtccacatgaataaattacttcAGCATTGCATGTTGTATTTCATGTTTCTGGATCAATAATGGCTGATCATCTAGGGTTGAGGAGCTGGTAACAAagttaaaaaagattttttttttttctttttcaaaaagaggaaaaaaaaaaacatggatagACTGAGGATGTCCAACCTTTTATCCCAGAATCAACAACACAACCACCAATTCAACCAATGTtaacttttaattttctgttaTAAACAGTAAGAAAgcacaaaaataacaataaccataacacaaatataaatatcaaaAGAATAATAAGGAAAATGTGTGTGATAGCTTTAGGGAAGAGCCTAggcaaaataacaaacaaaacaaatggtcccactttataatAAGTGGCCTTTagtactatgtacttacatcaaaaaataagtacaggATTCAGGATTACAAACAAAAATGGCTCCCTCCACTTACTTTCCCCAAAACAAGAAAGAACCATCCAATCGCGTCCAACATCAACTGAATGAATACAGCTGGTCAGTCAGAGCACCTATTATTATGGAGTACGAAAAGAGAGCAGAGAACAAAAATATACGTCTAAATGCAAcacaatatacaaatatataacacaacacaatatgtaaatatataacaCAATGCTATAATAATCATACATCATCGGACGTAACAATAGTGATGTGAAATGGACTGATGAAGCTAATGTGTGATGTTAACAGCATCCAAAACCAGTTTTTAATAATCTATTCTGCCCTTCCTGCATAATCCTgattttaatgacaatattaatgaaagttttattctttaatatCTGTTTGTGAAACTGATTATTACTAAAAGAATAAAAGTACATTCCCACTTCAAGTTTTGACAGAAGGCATGCACAGTTGATTGTAATTTGTTTGATGAAAACTGTACCTACAGGGTTTTAAAAAGTTGGCTGAGGAAAACCATAAATTAAACATCAAAATTAAACAAAGATtttaagggccagatttactaaacggggcaaattagcatgagagtgcaattccacaaatgcgccgatgggagtggcaagttttgcGCCTGATCTACTGTTGACACGCAAATTAAAGTACACAGATGCAGTCAAATCATTAACATAATGACCAACACAATCTAACAATGAGCTGTGCAAATTAGCTTTGGGTCGCAAATAAGCAGAGCGGATCAATACAGGCGCAACTTGTTACATGTATAATCTGACAAACCTGTagaccagggatggacaactccggtcctggagggccagtgtcctgcagagtttatctccatccctgataaaaactcacttgcctataactttctactaatcctaaagaccttgattagctggttcaggtgtgtttgattagggttggagctaaactctgctggatactggccctccaggaccggagttgtccatccctgctgtAGACAATATAATTCAGAGATGCTCACTCAATGGATAAATCAGCAGCTGCGCTTCGCACAGGAAACCATCCAGCCGGCGCTCAGTAAAGCGACAAATTCTAACAGTATGAGAGAACCCAGAGTGGTGACCGAAAACGAACTAGCCTATCTTTCGGAACACCGTAGGAGTAAGACAATAGatataattttaaacaatagcacTTACCCAGATCCTCCTCCTGCGATAAATGATGTGGATAAAGTTTGTGAGCATTATGCTGTGAAATGCCAACCAGCGCAGTTGCACCGGCAGGTGGGCAGTCCTCCGTGGTGCGGTGCTCTCGACTTGGAGGACCCGAAAGATGCCCCCGTTACTTCGGACTTCACCGCAGAGGAAATCTCAAGCATGCTCTATAGTCTTCCGAATAACAAAGCATGTGGTGCAGATGGTGTGACTTACGAAGTGCTCAAGGCTACAAAACAATTTTCAATAATGACATTAACTCAGATTTTTAATGTCTGTTTAATTAACCGGAAAGTTCCTGAGTCCTGGAAGGGGGCTCTTATATATAGGATCCCTAAAAAGAATAACATTCCAGAAGATCCCTCCACTTGGAGAGATATATCATTGCTCCCCACTTTATACAAGGTATTTATGAAGTGTATTTTATGCCGAATTTTACCCTGGTTGGTGGAATCAGGAACATTGTTAACTATCAAAAAGCATACATAGAGAGGCAGGGAATGAATGAGCATGCACTGAAAAAAGTGAAACTACTGTGTTGTTCatttaaagtgcatttttacattGGACTAAGTGAAAATCATGGTTTCTGGTTTAAACCTGTTTTTTTCAGTTTGCCTTAAAGCAAATAACGAAGCCCctagaaaaaattaaaaacaacaatttgaCTTAAGtagtatttttactttaaaccaGATGTTTTCATGTCACGTGACCACATGACGTCACATCATCTAACTGCTCGCGCCACCAGCCAGCATTTTGCCATCCGCCATTATCGCTTCGAGTCTGAAGACGGTCCGTTGCCCAGGAAATCTTTTTAGACAAGGTAAGCATTcgaaaatgtgttattttaacgAAAATAAGTGTTTTTCATTCACATTTATGGTTAGTGGCAGGATGGACAATTAGGTTATTTCTTTACAGACAACTGTGTTTGTGCACATGTTAGCTAAAGCTAGCCAAACCAAACCATGCTATCGCAATACGCATGTTGCCTCAGTGTGACAAATACAaggttaatttaatttttatttcactgTGATGTGAGGaaaatataattgtaatttAGTGTGATAAGGCTCGTTTGTCTCTAACAAAGTTAGTGCTCGAATAAACTACAACAGCTTTCTCACATACACTGCAGCCGTCAAATAATCTAACGTTGGTTAAACATTGACCGCGGGAGCTGTAACGTTATATGAGACGTTAATTGTAATGTCGGAATCAGTTAATGTTCGTTTGAGCCTATTTGTGTATAGAGTcggtaattgttttttttttttttttttaaacggaaaACAATTATTCGGATTTCACATAGGCAAACGGCTGAAGCGGTGCCAGTTGTTGgaggtgcgtttcccaaaaacaTTGTTACATCGTCCAACTAACATCGCAAGTTCTGTCGTTACTAACTTAGTTAAATGATtctgtgtttcccgaaaccatagttcaaacgaacattcACAAAAAgcatcgcaaacttgtgtggttggaacgacagcttTCTTGTTTTTTACGACATATGGACTTAAtcattatcttgagcaaaataagcaagctctcattaagtacaatgtatatcttttattttgaatatatacaaatgtcattta from Chanodichthys erythropterus isolate Z2021 chromosome 15, ASM2448905v1, whole genome shotgun sequence harbors:
- the LOC137037159 gene encoding pentraxin fusion protein-like is translated as MAIRVIVFLTLTRLCVAASKGNLALNAMALQSSLGHSEGDAQHAVDGNRDTTYGKGSCTQTKSEFNPWWRVDLGNVYRISNVTITNRGDCCKERIRGAQIRVGNSLDNSGNNNELVATVLTVFSGTQTFSFESVNGRYVNILLPGNDEILTLCEVEVSAGNLAVGGTAAQSSTYSTYGPQYAIDGSRNPIYTQGSCSYTSYDKDPWWRVDLLDVYKINRVVITNHYSSAEKLNGAQIRIGKSLENNGNNNQLAATVASIPAGDTKTFEFNPIKGRYVNIIIPGRSDYLTLCEVEVYSD